In Oncorhynchus clarkii lewisi isolate Uvic-CL-2024 chromosome 24, UVic_Ocla_1.0, whole genome shotgun sequence, one DNA window encodes the following:
- the LOC139382757 gene encoding spartin-like isoform X7, with amino-acid sequence MAEADDEVNSESNSDMEEANQDAFDRARLQVIKDGYEKAFECINRGLTEDEAGHKAQALAQYTKGRQHLLRAISVPSQGHECVGCSWESARQMQHKMQETLNNITTRLAVLETSPDPELPPPLDASNGVPGTASNSYLYPKLEKEKPEQPSPPKLLMTNCQAGAVGGIVSPSLPLSPTRQPVVPVDLPPAYSSQAADGHLTISYGTESGEMSLVGEEFYSHMSPAPQSLGEDGEELFFLSHGVQIFFVTPDGQVSAPSYPGYLRMVKFTSQQSERVPNRPPAFLQVCDWLYPLMATDSPVLLCNTGVFMFPDMMESAAGSYVGVVLSSELPVEDRQLFQDMLSQMTDLRVQAPNEAADSINLSQKVSLAPLEEEEDPAAGEEEKNLPEWSEKVASGILTGASWLSWGLVKGAEFTGTAIHKGASKLREHITPEDKPAHVSPSVSKGLHVAKQATGGAVRVSQFLVDGVCMVAGCVGKELAPHVKKHGSKLVPESMKKDKDGRSNIDGAMVVAASGVQGFATMWTGLEVAAKNITVSVASETVNTVKHKFRGLQNILDPPNDKKTCIFS; translated from the exons ATGGCGGAAGCCGATGATGAAGTGAATTCTGAATCTAATAGCG ACATGGAGGAAGCCAATCAAGATGCCTTTGACAGAGCCAGGCTGCAGGTGATCAAAGACGGCTATGAGAAGGCATTTGAGTGCATCAACAGAGGCCTGACCGAGGATGAAGCTGGCCACAAGGCCCAGGCCCTGGCCCAGTACACAAAGGGACGCCAGCACCTCCTCAGGGCCATCAGTGTGCCCTCACAGGGGCACGAGTGTGTGGGGTGCTCCTGGGAGTCAGCCCGCCAGATGCAGCACAAGATGCAGGAGACTCTGAACAACATCACCACTCGATTGGCGGTCCTAGAGACCAGCCCAGACCCTGAGCTCCCACCACCTCTAGATGCCTCTAATGGAGTCCCCGGGACAGCATCTAACTCTTACCTTTACCCCAAACTGGAGAAGGAGAAACCAGAGCAGCCATCTCCACCCAAGCTACTAATGACTAATTGCCAGGCTGGAGCTGTGGGAGGCATTGTGTCTCCCTCCTTGCCTCTTTCTCCCACTAGACAGCCTGTGGTGCCTGTCGATCTGCCCCCAGCCTACTCCTCCCAGGCGGCTGATGGCCACCTGACTATCTCCTACGGGACAGAATCTGGAGAGATGTCGCTGGTAGGAGAGGAGTTTTACAGCCACATGTCCCCTGCTCCTCAGAGCctgggggaggatggagaggaactCTTCTTCCTGTCTCACGGGGTACAGATATTCTTTGTCACACCTGACGGCCAGGTCAGCGCTCCCTCCTACCCAGGGTACCTGCGGATGGTCAAGTTCACCAGCCAGCAGTCAGAGAGAGTGCCCAACCGCCCACCAGCCTTCCTGCAG GTGTGTGATTGGCTGTACCCACTGATGGCCACTGACTCCCCTGTCCTGCTGTGTAACACAGGGGTGTTCATGTTCCCGGACATGATGGAGTCTGCCGCGGGATCCTACGTGGGCGTTGTGCTGTCCTCTGAACTGCCTGTTGAAGACAGACAACTGTTCCAGGACATGCTGTCCCAGATGACAGACCTCCGGGTGCAG GCTCCAAATGAGGCAGCAGACAGCATCAACCTGAGCCAGAAGGTGTCCCTCGCTCCCCTCGAGGAAGAAGAGGACCcagcagcaggagaggaggagaagaacctGCCAGAGTGGAGTGAGAAGGTGGCCAGTGGCATCCTCACAG GGGCATCGTGGCTGAGCTGGGGCCTGGTGAAGGGGGCTGAGTTCACTGGCACAGCCATCCACAAGGGGGCCTCGAAACTGCGGGAGCACATCACCCCCGAGGACAAGCCAGCCCATGTCAGCCCCTCCGTCTCCAAGGGATTGCATGTAGCCAAACAGGCCACCGGGGGCGCTGTCCGCGTCAGCCAGTTCCTGG TGGACGGTGTGTGTATGGTGGCAGGTTGTGTGGGTAAGGAGCTGGCTCCCCATGTGAAGAAACATGGAAGCAAGTTGGTCCCAGAGTCCATGAAGAAAGACAAAGATGGACGATCCAACATCGATGGAGCCATGGTGGTGGCTGCCAGTGGAGTTCAAG GCTTCGCTACCATGTGGACTGGCTTGGAAGTAGCAGCAAAGAACATCACCGTCTCCGTTGCCTCAGAAACCGTCAACACTGTCAAGCATAA ATTTAGGGGTCTACAAAACATCTTAGACCCACCTAATGACAAGAAGACATGTATTTTCTCTTGA
- the LOC139382757 gene encoding spartin-like isoform X4: MKKNMEEANQDAFDRARLQVIKDGYEKAFECINRGLTEDEAGHKAQALAQYTKGRQHLLRAISVPSQGHECVGCSWESARQMQHKMQETLNNITTRLAVLETSPDPELPPPLDASNGVPGTASNSYLYPKLEKEKPEQPSPPKLLMTNCQAGAVGGIVSPSLPLSPTRQPVVPVDLPPAYSSQAADGHLTISYGTESGEMSLVGEEFYSHMSPAPQSLGEDGEELFFLSHGVQIFFVTPDGQVSAPSYPGYLRMVKFTSQQSERVPNRPPAFLQVCDWLYPLMATDSPVLLCNTGVFMFPDMMESAAGSYVGVVLSSELPVEDRQLFQDMLSQMTDLRVQAPNEAADSINLSQKVSLAPLEEEEDPAAGEEEKNLPEWSEKVASGILTGASWLSWGLVKGAEFTGTAIHKGASKLREHITPEDKPAHVSPSVSKGLHVAKQATGGAVRVSQFLVDGVCMVAGCVGKELAPHVKKHGSKLVPESMKKDKDGRSNIDGAMVVAASGVQGFATMWTGLEVAAKNITVSVASETVNTVKHKYGVAAGQATDHAVNSAINMGVTAFNIDNLGIKAAVKKTGKQTAVAILQDYQLQDPNTNQKQVEKQDK, from the exons ATGAAGAAAA ACATGGAGGAAGCCAATCAAGATGCCTTTGACAGAGCCAGGCTGCAGGTGATCAAAGACGGCTATGAGAAGGCATTTGAGTGCATCAACAGAGGCCTGACCGAGGATGAAGCTGGCCACAAGGCCCAGGCCCTGGCCCAGTACACAAAGGGACGCCAGCACCTCCTCAGGGCCATCAGTGTGCCCTCACAGGGGCACGAGTGTGTGGGGTGCTCCTGGGAGTCAGCCCGCCAGATGCAGCACAAGATGCAGGAGACTCTGAACAACATCACCACTCGATTGGCGGTCCTAGAGACCAGCCCAGACCCTGAGCTCCCACCACCTCTAGATGCCTCTAATGGAGTCCCCGGGACAGCATCTAACTCTTACCTTTACCCCAAACTGGAGAAGGAGAAACCAGAGCAGCCATCTCCACCCAAGCTACTAATGACTAATTGCCAGGCTGGAGCTGTGGGAGGCATTGTGTCTCCCTCCTTGCCTCTTTCTCCCACTAGACAGCCTGTGGTGCCTGTCGATCTGCCCCCAGCCTACTCCTCCCAGGCGGCTGATGGCCACCTGACTATCTCCTACGGGACAGAATCTGGAGAGATGTCGCTGGTAGGAGAGGAGTTTTACAGCCACATGTCCCCTGCTCCTCAGAGCctgggggaggatggagaggaactCTTCTTCCTGTCTCACGGGGTACAGATATTCTTTGTCACACCTGACGGCCAGGTCAGCGCTCCCTCCTACCCAGGGTACCTGCGGATGGTCAAGTTCACCAGCCAGCAGTCAGAGAGAGTGCCCAACCGCCCACCAGCCTTCCTGCAG GTGTGTGATTGGCTGTACCCACTGATGGCCACTGACTCCCCTGTCCTGCTGTGTAACACAGGGGTGTTCATGTTCCCGGACATGATGGAGTCTGCCGCGGGATCCTACGTGGGCGTTGTGCTGTCCTCTGAACTGCCTGTTGAAGACAGACAACTGTTCCAGGACATGCTGTCCCAGATGACAGACCTCCGGGTGCAG GCTCCAAATGAGGCAGCAGACAGCATCAACCTGAGCCAGAAGGTGTCCCTCGCTCCCCTCGAGGAAGAAGAGGACCcagcagcaggagaggaggagaagaacctGCCAGAGTGGAGTGAGAAGGTGGCCAGTGGCATCCTCACAG GGGCATCGTGGCTGAGCTGGGGCCTGGTGAAGGGGGCTGAGTTCACTGGCACAGCCATCCACAAGGGGGCCTCGAAACTGCGGGAGCACATCACCCCCGAGGACAAGCCAGCCCATGTCAGCCCCTCCGTCTCCAAGGGATTGCATGTAGCCAAACAGGCCACCGGGGGCGCTGTCCGCGTCAGCCAGTTCCTGG TGGACGGTGTGTGTATGGTGGCAGGTTGTGTGGGTAAGGAGCTGGCTCCCCATGTGAAGAAACATGGAAGCAAGTTGGTCCCAGAGTCCATGAAGAAAGACAAAGATGGACGATCCAACATCGATGGAGCCATGGTGGTGGCTGCCAGTGGAGTTCAAG GCTTCGCTACCATGTGGACTGGCTTGGAAGTAGCAGCAAAGAACATCACCGTCTCCGTTGCCTCAGAAACCGTCAACACTGTCAAGCATAA GTATGGGGTGGCAGCCGGCCAGGCCACAGACCATGCTGTGAACTCAGCCATTAACATGGGCGTCACCGCCTTCAACATTGACAACCTGGGCATCAAAGCTGCGGTGAAGAAGACTGGCAAACAGACGGCTGTGGCCATTCTGCAGGACTACCAGCTACAGGACCCTAACACTAACCAGAAACAAGTGGAGAAACAGGACAAATAG
- the LOC139382757 gene encoding spartin-like isoform X6 — protein MAEADDEVNSESNSDMEEANQDAFDRARLQVIKDGYEKAFECINRGLTEDEAGHKAQALAQYTKGRQHLLRAISVPSQGHECVGCSWESARQMQHKMQETLNNITTRLAVLETSPDPELPPPLDASNGVPGTASNSYLYPKLEKEKPEQPSPPKLLMTNCQPVVPVDLPPAYSSQAADGHLTISYGTESGEMSLVGEEFYSHMSPAPQSLGEDGEELFFLSHGVQIFFVTPDGQVSAPSYPGYLRMVKFTSQQSERVPNRPPAFLQVCDWLYPLMATDSPVLLCNTGVFMFPDMMESAAGSYVGVVLSSELPVEDRQLFQDMLSQMTDLRVQAPNEAADSINLSQKVSLAPLEEEEDPAAGEEEKNLPEWSEKVASGILTGASWLSWGLVKGAEFTGTAIHKGASKLREHITPEDKPAHVSPSVSKGLHVAKQATGGAVRVSQFLVDGVCMVAGCVGKELAPHVKKHGSKLVPESMKKDKDGRSNIDGAMVVAASGVQGFATMWTGLEVAAKNITVSVASETVNTVKHKYGVAAGQATDHAVNSAINMGVTAFNIDNLGIKAAVKKTGKQTAVAILQDYQLQDPNTNQKQVEKQDK, from the exons ATGGCGGAAGCCGATGATGAAGTGAATTCTGAATCTAATAGCG ACATGGAGGAAGCCAATCAAGATGCCTTTGACAGAGCCAGGCTGCAGGTGATCAAAGACGGCTATGAGAAGGCATTTGAGTGCATCAACAGAGGCCTGACCGAGGATGAAGCTGGCCACAAGGCCCAGGCCCTGGCCCAGTACACAAAGGGACGCCAGCACCTCCTCAGGGCCATCAGTGTGCCCTCACAGGGGCACGAGTGTGTGGGGTGCTCCTGGGAGTCAGCCCGCCAGATGCAGCACAAGATGCAGGAGACTCTGAACAACATCACCACTCGATTGGCGGTCCTAGAGACCAGCCCAGACCCTGAGCTCCCACCACCTCTAGATGCCTCTAATGGAGTCCCCGGGACAGCATCTAACTCTTACCTTTACCCCAAACTGGAGAAGGAGAAACCAGAGCAGCCATCTCCACCCAAGCTACTAATGACTAATTGCCAG CCTGTGGTGCCTGTCGATCTGCCCCCAGCCTACTCCTCCCAGGCGGCTGATGGCCACCTGACTATCTCCTACGGGACAGAATCTGGAGAGATGTCGCTGGTAGGAGAGGAGTTTTACAGCCACATGTCCCCTGCTCCTCAGAGCctgggggaggatggagaggaactCTTCTTCCTGTCTCACGGGGTACAGATATTCTTTGTCACACCTGACGGCCAGGTCAGCGCTCCCTCCTACCCAGGGTACCTGCGGATGGTCAAGTTCACCAGCCAGCAGTCAGAGAGAGTGCCCAACCGCCCACCAGCCTTCCTGCAG GTGTGTGATTGGCTGTACCCACTGATGGCCACTGACTCCCCTGTCCTGCTGTGTAACACAGGGGTGTTCATGTTCCCGGACATGATGGAGTCTGCCGCGGGATCCTACGTGGGCGTTGTGCTGTCCTCTGAACTGCCTGTTGAAGACAGACAACTGTTCCAGGACATGCTGTCCCAGATGACAGACCTCCGGGTGCAG GCTCCAAATGAGGCAGCAGACAGCATCAACCTGAGCCAGAAGGTGTCCCTCGCTCCCCTCGAGGAAGAAGAGGACCcagcagcaggagaggaggagaagaacctGCCAGAGTGGAGTGAGAAGGTGGCCAGTGGCATCCTCACAG GGGCATCGTGGCTGAGCTGGGGCCTGGTGAAGGGGGCTGAGTTCACTGGCACAGCCATCCACAAGGGGGCCTCGAAACTGCGGGAGCACATCACCCCCGAGGACAAGCCAGCCCATGTCAGCCCCTCCGTCTCCAAGGGATTGCATGTAGCCAAACAGGCCACCGGGGGCGCTGTCCGCGTCAGCCAGTTCCTGG TGGACGGTGTGTGTATGGTGGCAGGTTGTGTGGGTAAGGAGCTGGCTCCCCATGTGAAGAAACATGGAAGCAAGTTGGTCCCAGAGTCCATGAAGAAAGACAAAGATGGACGATCCAACATCGATGGAGCCATGGTGGTGGCTGCCAGTGGAGTTCAAG GCTTCGCTACCATGTGGACTGGCTTGGAAGTAGCAGCAAAGAACATCACCGTCTCCGTTGCCTCAGAAACCGTCAACACTGTCAAGCATAA GTATGGGGTGGCAGCCGGCCAGGCCACAGACCATGCTGTGAACTCAGCCATTAACATGGGCGTCACCGCCTTCAACATTGACAACCTGGGCATCAAAGCTGCGGTGAAGAAGACTGGCAAACAGACGGCTGTGGCCATTCTGCAGGACTACCAGCTACAGGACCCTAACACTAACCAGAAACAAGTGGAGAAACAGGACAAATAG
- the LOC139382757 gene encoding spartin-like isoform X2 produces MIILHGSPTFFKDMEEANQDAFDRARLQVIKDGYEKAFECINRGLTEDEAGHKAQALAQYTKGRQHLLRAISVPSQGHECVGCSWESARQMQHKMQETLNNITTRLAVLETSPDPELPPPLDASNGVPGTASNSYLYPKLEKEKPEQPSPPKLLMTNCQAGAVGGIVSPSLPLSPTRQPVVPVDLPPAYSSQAADGHLTISYGTESGEMSLVGEEFYSHMSPAPQSLGEDGEELFFLSHGVQIFFVTPDGQVSAPSYPGYLRMVKFTSQQSERVPNRPPAFLQVCDWLYPLMATDSPVLLCNTGVFMFPDMMESAAGSYVGVVLSSELPVEDRQLFQDMLSQMTDLRVQAPNEAADSINLSQKVSLAPLEEEEDPAAGEEEKNLPEWSEKVASGILTGASWLSWGLVKGAEFTGTAIHKGASKLREHITPEDKPAHVSPSVSKGLHVAKQATGGAVRVSQFLVDGVCMVAGCVGKELAPHVKKHGSKLVPESMKKDKDGRSNIDGAMVVAASGVQGFATMWTGLEVAAKNITVSVASETVNTVKHKYGVAAGQATDHAVNSAINMGVTAFNIDNLGIKAAVKKTGKQTAVAILQDYQLQDPNTNQKQVEKQDK; encoded by the exons ATGATCATATTACACGGGAGCCCAACATTTTTTAAAG ACATGGAGGAAGCCAATCAAGATGCCTTTGACAGAGCCAGGCTGCAGGTGATCAAAGACGGCTATGAGAAGGCATTTGAGTGCATCAACAGAGGCCTGACCGAGGATGAAGCTGGCCACAAGGCCCAGGCCCTGGCCCAGTACACAAAGGGACGCCAGCACCTCCTCAGGGCCATCAGTGTGCCCTCACAGGGGCACGAGTGTGTGGGGTGCTCCTGGGAGTCAGCCCGCCAGATGCAGCACAAGATGCAGGAGACTCTGAACAACATCACCACTCGATTGGCGGTCCTAGAGACCAGCCCAGACCCTGAGCTCCCACCACCTCTAGATGCCTCTAATGGAGTCCCCGGGACAGCATCTAACTCTTACCTTTACCCCAAACTGGAGAAGGAGAAACCAGAGCAGCCATCTCCACCCAAGCTACTAATGACTAATTGCCAGGCTGGAGCTGTGGGAGGCATTGTGTCTCCCTCCTTGCCTCTTTCTCCCACTAGACAGCCTGTGGTGCCTGTCGATCTGCCCCCAGCCTACTCCTCCCAGGCGGCTGATGGCCACCTGACTATCTCCTACGGGACAGAATCTGGAGAGATGTCGCTGGTAGGAGAGGAGTTTTACAGCCACATGTCCCCTGCTCCTCAGAGCctgggggaggatggagaggaactCTTCTTCCTGTCTCACGGGGTACAGATATTCTTTGTCACACCTGACGGCCAGGTCAGCGCTCCCTCCTACCCAGGGTACCTGCGGATGGTCAAGTTCACCAGCCAGCAGTCAGAGAGAGTGCCCAACCGCCCACCAGCCTTCCTGCAG GTGTGTGATTGGCTGTACCCACTGATGGCCACTGACTCCCCTGTCCTGCTGTGTAACACAGGGGTGTTCATGTTCCCGGACATGATGGAGTCTGCCGCGGGATCCTACGTGGGCGTTGTGCTGTCCTCTGAACTGCCTGTTGAAGACAGACAACTGTTCCAGGACATGCTGTCCCAGATGACAGACCTCCGGGTGCAG GCTCCAAATGAGGCAGCAGACAGCATCAACCTGAGCCAGAAGGTGTCCCTCGCTCCCCTCGAGGAAGAAGAGGACCcagcagcaggagaggaggagaagaacctGCCAGAGTGGAGTGAGAAGGTGGCCAGTGGCATCCTCACAG GGGCATCGTGGCTGAGCTGGGGCCTGGTGAAGGGGGCTGAGTTCACTGGCACAGCCATCCACAAGGGGGCCTCGAAACTGCGGGAGCACATCACCCCCGAGGACAAGCCAGCCCATGTCAGCCCCTCCGTCTCCAAGGGATTGCATGTAGCCAAACAGGCCACCGGGGGCGCTGTCCGCGTCAGCCAGTTCCTGG TGGACGGTGTGTGTATGGTGGCAGGTTGTGTGGGTAAGGAGCTGGCTCCCCATGTGAAGAAACATGGAAGCAAGTTGGTCCCAGAGTCCATGAAGAAAGACAAAGATGGACGATCCAACATCGATGGAGCCATGGTGGTGGCTGCCAGTGGAGTTCAAG GCTTCGCTACCATGTGGACTGGCTTGGAAGTAGCAGCAAAGAACATCACCGTCTCCGTTGCCTCAGAAACCGTCAACACTGTCAAGCATAA GTATGGGGTGGCAGCCGGCCAGGCCACAGACCATGCTGTGAACTCAGCCATTAACATGGGCGTCACCGCCTTCAACATTGACAACCTGGGCATCAAAGCTGCGGTGAAGAAGACTGGCAAACAGACGGCTGTGGCCATTCTGCAGGACTACCAGCTACAGGACCCTAACACTAACCAGAAACAAGTGGAGAAACAGGACAAATAG
- the LOC139382757 gene encoding spartin-like isoform X8, protein MTLTAYYMEEANQDAFDRARLQVIKDGYEKAFECINRGLTEDEAGHKAQALAQYTKGRQHLLRAISVPSQGHECVGCSWESARQMQHKMQETLNNITTRLAVLETSPDPELPPPLDASNGVPGTASNSYLYPKLEKEKPEQPSPPKLLMTNCQAGAVGGIVSPSLPLSPTRQPVVPVDLPPAYSSQAADGHLTISYGTESGEMSLVGEEFYSHMSPAPQSLGEDGEELFFLSHGVQIFFVTPDGQVSAPSYPGYLRMVKFTSQQSERVPNRPPAFLQVCDWLYPLMATDSPVLLCNTGVFMFPDMMESAAGSYVGVVLSSELPVEDRQLFQDMLSQMTDLRVQAPNEAADSINLSQKVSLAPLEEEEDPAAGEEEKNLPEWSEKVASGILTGASWLSWGLVKGAEFTGTAIHKGASKLREHITPEDKPAHVSPSVSKGLHVAKQATGGAVRVSQFLVDGVCMVAGCVGKELAPHVKKHGSKLVPESMKKDKDGRSNIDGAMVVAASGVQGFATMWTGLEVAAKNITVSVASETVNTVKHKFRGLQNILDPPNDKKTCIFS, encoded by the exons ATGACACTGACAGCCTACT ACATGGAGGAAGCCAATCAAGATGCCTTTGACAGAGCCAGGCTGCAGGTGATCAAAGACGGCTATGAGAAGGCATTTGAGTGCATCAACAGAGGCCTGACCGAGGATGAAGCTGGCCACAAGGCCCAGGCCCTGGCCCAGTACACAAAGGGACGCCAGCACCTCCTCAGGGCCATCAGTGTGCCCTCACAGGGGCACGAGTGTGTGGGGTGCTCCTGGGAGTCAGCCCGCCAGATGCAGCACAAGATGCAGGAGACTCTGAACAACATCACCACTCGATTGGCGGTCCTAGAGACCAGCCCAGACCCTGAGCTCCCACCACCTCTAGATGCCTCTAATGGAGTCCCCGGGACAGCATCTAACTCTTACCTTTACCCCAAACTGGAGAAGGAGAAACCAGAGCAGCCATCTCCACCCAAGCTACTAATGACTAATTGCCAGGCTGGAGCTGTGGGAGGCATTGTGTCTCCCTCCTTGCCTCTTTCTCCCACTAGACAGCCTGTGGTGCCTGTCGATCTGCCCCCAGCCTACTCCTCCCAGGCGGCTGATGGCCACCTGACTATCTCCTACGGGACAGAATCTGGAGAGATGTCGCTGGTAGGAGAGGAGTTTTACAGCCACATGTCCCCTGCTCCTCAGAGCctgggggaggatggagaggaactCTTCTTCCTGTCTCACGGGGTACAGATATTCTTTGTCACACCTGACGGCCAGGTCAGCGCTCCCTCCTACCCAGGGTACCTGCGGATGGTCAAGTTCACCAGCCAGCAGTCAGAGAGAGTGCCCAACCGCCCACCAGCCTTCCTGCAG GTGTGTGATTGGCTGTACCCACTGATGGCCACTGACTCCCCTGTCCTGCTGTGTAACACAGGGGTGTTCATGTTCCCGGACATGATGGAGTCTGCCGCGGGATCCTACGTGGGCGTTGTGCTGTCCTCTGAACTGCCTGTTGAAGACAGACAACTGTTCCAGGACATGCTGTCCCAGATGACAGACCTCCGGGTGCAG GCTCCAAATGAGGCAGCAGACAGCATCAACCTGAGCCAGAAGGTGTCCCTCGCTCCCCTCGAGGAAGAAGAGGACCcagcagcaggagaggaggagaagaacctGCCAGAGTGGAGTGAGAAGGTGGCCAGTGGCATCCTCACAG GGGCATCGTGGCTGAGCTGGGGCCTGGTGAAGGGGGCTGAGTTCACTGGCACAGCCATCCACAAGGGGGCCTCGAAACTGCGGGAGCACATCACCCCCGAGGACAAGCCAGCCCATGTCAGCCCCTCCGTCTCCAAGGGATTGCATGTAGCCAAACAGGCCACCGGGGGCGCTGTCCGCGTCAGCCAGTTCCTGG TGGACGGTGTGTGTATGGTGGCAGGTTGTGTGGGTAAGGAGCTGGCTCCCCATGTGAAGAAACATGGAAGCAAGTTGGTCCCAGAGTCCATGAAGAAAGACAAAGATGGACGATCCAACATCGATGGAGCCATGGTGGTGGCTGCCAGTGGAGTTCAAG GCTTCGCTACCATGTGGACTGGCTTGGAAGTAGCAGCAAAGAACATCACCGTCTCCGTTGCCTCAGAAACCGTCAACACTGTCAAGCATAA ATTTAGGGGTCTACAAAACATCTTAGACCCACCTAATGACAAGAAGACATGTATTTTCTCTTGA
- the LOC139382757 gene encoding spartin-like isoform X1, which yields MAEADDEVNSESNSDMEEANQDAFDRARLQVIKDGYEKAFECINRGLTEDEAGHKAQALAQYTKGRQHLLRAISVPSQGHECVGCSWESARQMQHKMQETLNNITTRLAVLETSPDPELPPPLDASNGVPGTASNSYLYPKLEKEKPEQPSPPKLLMTNCQAGAVGGIVSPSLPLSPTRQPVVPVDLPPAYSSQAADGHLTISYGTESGEMSLVGEEFYSHMSPAPQSLGEDGEELFFLSHGVQIFFVTPDGQVSAPSYPGYLRMVKFTSQQSERVPNRPPAFLQVCDWLYPLMATDSPVLLCNTGVFMFPDMMESAAGSYVGVVLSSELPVEDRQLFQDMLSQMTDLRVQAPNEAADSINLSQKVSLAPLEEEEDPAAGEEEKNLPEWSEKVASGILTGASWLSWGLVKGAEFTGTAIHKGASKLREHITPEDKPAHVSPSVSKGLHVAKQATGGAVRVSQFLVDGVCMVAGCVGKELAPHVKKHGSKLVPESMKKDKDGRSNIDGAMVVAASGVQGFATMWTGLEVAAKNITVSVASETVNTVKHKYGVAAGQATDHAVNSAINMGVTAFNIDNLGIKAAVKKTGKQTAVAILQDYQLQDPNTNQKQVEKQDK from the exons ATGGCGGAAGCCGATGATGAAGTGAATTCTGAATCTAATAGCG ACATGGAGGAAGCCAATCAAGATGCCTTTGACAGAGCCAGGCTGCAGGTGATCAAAGACGGCTATGAGAAGGCATTTGAGTGCATCAACAGAGGCCTGACCGAGGATGAAGCTGGCCACAAGGCCCAGGCCCTGGCCCAGTACACAAAGGGACGCCAGCACCTCCTCAGGGCCATCAGTGTGCCCTCACAGGGGCACGAGTGTGTGGGGTGCTCCTGGGAGTCAGCCCGCCAGATGCAGCACAAGATGCAGGAGACTCTGAACAACATCACCACTCGATTGGCGGTCCTAGAGACCAGCCCAGACCCTGAGCTCCCACCACCTCTAGATGCCTCTAATGGAGTCCCCGGGACAGCATCTAACTCTTACCTTTACCCCAAACTGGAGAAGGAGAAACCAGAGCAGCCATCTCCACCCAAGCTACTAATGACTAATTGCCAGGCTGGAGCTGTGGGAGGCATTGTGTCTCCCTCCTTGCCTCTTTCTCCCACTAGACAGCCTGTGGTGCCTGTCGATCTGCCCCCAGCCTACTCCTCCCAGGCGGCTGATGGCCACCTGACTATCTCCTACGGGACAGAATCTGGAGAGATGTCGCTGGTAGGAGAGGAGTTTTACAGCCACATGTCCCCTGCTCCTCAGAGCctgggggaggatggagaggaactCTTCTTCCTGTCTCACGGGGTACAGATATTCTTTGTCACACCTGACGGCCAGGTCAGCGCTCCCTCCTACCCAGGGTACCTGCGGATGGTCAAGTTCACCAGCCAGCAGTCAGAGAGAGTGCCCAACCGCCCACCAGCCTTCCTGCAG GTGTGTGATTGGCTGTACCCACTGATGGCCACTGACTCCCCTGTCCTGCTGTGTAACACAGGGGTGTTCATGTTCCCGGACATGATGGAGTCTGCCGCGGGATCCTACGTGGGCGTTGTGCTGTCCTCTGAACTGCCTGTTGAAGACAGACAACTGTTCCAGGACATGCTGTCCCAGATGACAGACCTCCGGGTGCAG GCTCCAAATGAGGCAGCAGACAGCATCAACCTGAGCCAGAAGGTGTCCCTCGCTCCCCTCGAGGAAGAAGAGGACCcagcagcaggagaggaggagaagaacctGCCAGAGTGGAGTGAGAAGGTGGCCAGTGGCATCCTCACAG GGGCATCGTGGCTGAGCTGGGGCCTGGTGAAGGGGGCTGAGTTCACTGGCACAGCCATCCACAAGGGGGCCTCGAAACTGCGGGAGCACATCACCCCCGAGGACAAGCCAGCCCATGTCAGCCCCTCCGTCTCCAAGGGATTGCATGTAGCCAAACAGGCCACCGGGGGCGCTGTCCGCGTCAGCCAGTTCCTGG TGGACGGTGTGTGTATGGTGGCAGGTTGTGTGGGTAAGGAGCTGGCTCCCCATGTGAAGAAACATGGAAGCAAGTTGGTCCCAGAGTCCATGAAGAAAGACAAAGATGGACGATCCAACATCGATGGAGCCATGGTGGTGGCTGCCAGTGGAGTTCAAG GCTTCGCTACCATGTGGACTGGCTTGGAAGTAGCAGCAAAGAACATCACCGTCTCCGTTGCCTCAGAAACCGTCAACACTGTCAAGCATAA GTATGGGGTGGCAGCCGGCCAGGCCACAGACCATGCTGTGAACTCAGCCATTAACATGGGCGTCACCGCCTTCAACATTGACAACCTGGGCATCAAAGCTGCGGTGAAGAAGACTGGCAAACAGACGGCTGTGGCCATTCTGCAGGACTACCAGCTACAGGACCCTAACACTAACCAGAAACAAGTGGAGAAACAGGACAAATAG